In a single window of the Streptomyces cinnabarinus genome:
- a CDS encoding BTAD domain-containing putative transcriptional regulator — protein MPWPSGTAMSRCRRYPARWPWFERRRLTGMRLSARLELAELDVRLGAAGEAAEALEALGAECPHHERLHGLWMLALYREGRTAEALAVYLRIRRSLIRDLGVEPGPLLTTLQSRILHAHPLLDELPK, from the coding sequence GTGCCCTGGCCGAGTGGCACGGCCATGTCCCGCTGCCGGCGGTACCCGGCCCGCTGGCCCTGGTTCGAGCGCCGCCGCCTGACCGGCATGCGGCTCTCGGCGCGACTGGAACTGGCCGAACTCGACGTCCGGTTGGGCGCGGCGGGGGAGGCGGCCGAAGCCCTGGAGGCACTCGGCGCCGAGTGCCCCCACCACGAGCGGCTGCACGGGCTGTGGATGCTCGCGCTGTACCGTGAGGGCCGTACGGCCGAGGCCCTCGCGGTGTACCTGCGGATACGCCGCTCCCTGATCCGCGATCTGGGGGTGGAGCCGGGCCCGCTCCTCACCACCCTCCAGTCGCGGATCCTGCACGCGCACCCCCTCCTGGACGAACTGCCCAAGTGA
- a CDS encoding glycoside hydrolase family 18 chitinase, with amino-acid sequence MKRARRTLTALLTALLLPVSVLVALAGPAHAAPPSATFTKVSAWETGYTGQFTIKNNGDTALTAWTVEWDLPAGTTVGAYWDALISSSGSHYTAKNREYNGTVAPGASVTFGFVASGTGSPTNCKLDGGPCDGSATDTPPSAPGAPQSSGVTTTSIALTWAPATDDKGVKNYDVLRDGTVVATVTDPAYTDTGLTPDTEYTYTVRARDTAGQNGPAGPATRVRTSAGGGTDRPPSAPGTPRADDIAETSVKLSWPAATDDKGVKNYDVFRGSVLATTVTGTTATVTGLTPDTDYTFTVRARDTADQVGPPSGALTVRTGGGSSPSTYAKVGYFTQWGIYGRQFPVKKLDTLGAAAKLTHINYSFSNIHPTDLTCMNGVTKATTPNPQDPNQGDGAGDSWADYERSVGAGESVDGVGDTWNQPLAGNFNQLKKLKAKHPHLKTLISIGGWTYSKYFHDAALTDASRKKFVSSCIDMYIKGNLPLVNGRGGAGAAAGVFDGVDLDWEWPGAEGHAGNHYSAADKNNNTLLFAEFRRQLDALSATTGKKYLLTSFTPADPAKIAAGWDITTRDGTPSVFDYMDFANVQGYDFHGAGSDNSWEPNRTGHHINLYRDEQDPYTTEFSVERAIQTYLDAGVDPRQLTLGLAFYGRGWQQVADGGVHGEWQTANGAAPGQFPEEAGTRGYDNLMSSVPGLTVYHDEQSVSAYGYTGNNGQWWSFDDAWTIGKKAAWIKSKRLLGGMIWEMSGDSGTLMTALDTGLR; translated from the coding sequence ATGAAACGTGCGAGACGAACACTCACCGCTTTACTGACCGCCCTGCTCCTCCCGGTCTCCGTCCTGGTCGCGCTCGCCGGCCCGGCCCACGCGGCCCCGCCGTCGGCCACGTTCACCAAGGTCTCGGCCTGGGAGACCGGCTACACCGGCCAGTTCACGATCAAGAACAATGGCGACACCGCCCTGACCGCGTGGACCGTGGAATGGGACCTGCCCGCAGGCACCACCGTCGGCGCCTACTGGGACGCGCTGATCTCCAGCTCGGGCAGCCACTACACCGCCAAGAACCGCGAGTACAACGGAACCGTGGCCCCCGGAGCCTCCGTCACCTTCGGCTTCGTGGCCTCCGGCACCGGCTCCCCCACGAACTGCAAGCTGGACGGCGGCCCTTGCGACGGCTCCGCCACCGACACCCCGCCCAGCGCCCCCGGCGCACCGCAGTCCTCGGGCGTGACCACCACGTCCATCGCCCTGACCTGGGCCCCGGCCACCGACGACAAGGGCGTCAAGAACTACGACGTACTGCGTGACGGCACCGTCGTCGCCACGGTGACCGACCCCGCGTACACCGACACCGGGCTCACCCCCGACACCGAGTACACCTACACCGTCCGCGCCCGGGACACCGCCGGCCAGAACGGCCCGGCCGGCCCCGCCACCCGGGTCCGCACCTCCGCCGGCGGCGGCACGGACCGGCCCCCGTCCGCCCCCGGCACCCCGCGGGCCGACGACATCGCCGAGACCAGTGTCAAGCTGAGCTGGCCCGCGGCGACGGACGACAAGGGCGTCAAGAACTACGACGTCTTCCGCGGCTCCGTGCTCGCGACGACGGTCACCGGCACCACGGCCACCGTCACCGGCCTGACCCCCGACACCGACTACACGTTCACCGTGCGCGCCCGCGACACCGCCGACCAGGTCGGGCCGCCCAGCGGCGCACTCACCGTACGCACCGGCGGCGGCAGTTCACCCTCGACGTACGCCAAGGTCGGCTACTTCACCCAATGGGGCATCTACGGCCGCCAGTTCCCGGTGAAGAAGCTGGACACCCTCGGCGCCGCGGCGAAGCTCACCCACATCAACTACTCCTTCAGCAACATCCATCCCACCGATCTCACCTGCATGAACGGCGTCACCAAGGCCACCACCCCGAACCCACAGGACCCCAACCAGGGTGACGGGGCCGGTGACTCCTGGGCCGACTACGAGCGTTCCGTGGGCGCCGGCGAGTCCGTCGACGGGGTCGGCGACACCTGGAACCAGCCGCTGGCCGGCAACTTCAACCAGCTGAAGAAGCTCAAGGCCAAGCACCCGCATCTGAAGACGCTGATCTCCATCGGCGGCTGGACGTACTCCAAGTACTTCCACGACGCGGCCCTCACCGACGCCTCCCGCAAGAAGTTCGTGTCGTCCTGCATCGACATGTACATCAAGGGCAATCTGCCGCTCGTCAACGGCCGCGGCGGCGCGGGCGCGGCGGCCGGCGTCTTCGACGGCGTCGACCTCGACTGGGAGTGGCCCGGCGCCGAGGGGCACGCGGGCAACCACTACTCGGCGGCCGACAAGAACAACAACACCCTGCTGTTCGCGGAGTTCCGCCGGCAGCTCGACGCACTGAGCGCCACCACCGGTAAGAAGTACCTGCTCACCTCCTTCACCCCCGCCGACCCGGCGAAGATCGCGGCGGGCTGGGACATCACCACCCGGGACGGCACGCCCAGCGTCTTCGACTACATGGACTTCGCCAACGTCCAGGGCTACGACTTCCACGGAGCGGGCAGCGACAACTCCTGGGAGCCGAACCGTACCGGGCACCACATCAACCTCTACCGCGACGAACAGGACCCGTACACCACGGAGTTCAGCGTGGAGCGCGCCATCCAGACCTATCTGGACGCGGGCGTCGACCCGCGCCAGCTGACGCTCGGCCTGGCCTTCTACGGCCGCGGCTGGCAGCAGGTCGCGGACGGAGGCGTGCACGGCGAGTGGCAGACGGCCAACGGCGCCGCGCCCGGCCAGTTCCCGGAGGAGGCCGGGACACGGGGCTACGACAACCTCATGTCCTCGGTACCGGGCCTGACCGTCTACCACGACGAACAGTCGGTCTCCGCCTACGGCTACACCGGCAACAACGGCCAGTGGTGGAGCTTCGACGACGCCTGGACCATCGGCAAGAAGGCGGCCTGGATCAAGAGCAAACGCCTGCTGGGCGGCATGATCTGGGAGATGTCCGGCGACAGCGGCACCCTGATGACGGCCCTGGACACCGGCCTGCGCTGA